The following proteins are co-located in the Rattus norvegicus strain BN/NHsdMcwi chromosome 19, GRCr8, whole genome shotgun sequence genome:
- the LOC134483417 gene encoding disks large homolog 5-like, translated as MFIGFYLSGASPYFRPNPFYENLKIKEKEVMSLLHNLDTKNIEHREKFQELKKEINFYRNLHSRLLMDQACMKKKLVTLKQESKELQRYLFELNPNDEDEQEKTSNLQTQQNVVSGTAGDMA; from the exons atgttcattgggttctatctttctggggccagcccctacttcaggccaaatccattttatgaaaacttgaagataaaggagaaagaggtcatgtcattactgcacaacttagacaccaagaacattgaacatcgtgagaaatttcaggagctcaagaaggagattaacttctatcg caacctgcacagccggctcctgatggaccaggcatgtatgaagaagaagttggtcacattgaagcaggagagcaaggagttacagagatatttgtttgagttgaacccgaatgatgaagatgaacaggagaagaccagcaacctccagacccagcaaaatgtg gtctcaggaactgcaggagacatggcatag